The Nocardioides humi genome includes a region encoding these proteins:
- a CDS encoding acyl-CoA dehydrogenase family protein: MRELRDPEHELIATAIRERIAGFDDDYWSACDRDHRFPWEFFDALAKDGWVGLAIPEEYGGGGRGVTEAAILLREVAASGAAMNGCTALHMNVFGLQPVIKYGNDRLKETFLPAAAAGDLHVAFAVTEPDAGTDTSRIKTRAVRDGDGWRISGQKIWTSKALESSMALMLARTAPAPDTDAGRFDGLSLFLIDLDPDHVDIRPIAKAGRNAVATCETFYDDLPVEGWRLVGEEGKGFKHILAGLNPERILIAAEATGIGHAALRRATEYAKVRRVFDRAIGSNQALSHPLADSYARLEAAWELTMVAAARYDAGLSCGAEANMAKYLAADAGYDAADRAVQTHGGLGYAEEYHVERYWREARIMRLAPISQEMSLNFIAQQVLGLPRSY, from the coding sequence ATGCGTGAGCTGCGCGACCCCGAGCACGAGCTGATCGCCACGGCGATCCGCGAGCGCATCGCCGGGTTCGACGACGACTACTGGTCGGCCTGCGACCGCGACCACCGGTTCCCCTGGGAGTTCTTCGACGCCCTGGCGAAGGACGGCTGGGTCGGCCTCGCCATCCCGGAGGAGTACGGCGGCGGCGGCCGCGGCGTCACGGAGGCGGCGATCCTGCTCCGCGAGGTCGCGGCCTCCGGGGCGGCGATGAACGGCTGCACCGCCCTGCACATGAACGTCTTCGGCCTCCAGCCGGTCATCAAGTACGGCAACGACCGCCTCAAGGAGACCTTCCTCCCCGCGGCCGCCGCCGGCGACCTCCACGTCGCCTTCGCCGTGACCGAGCCGGACGCCGGCACCGACACCTCCCGGATCAAGACGCGCGCGGTCCGCGACGGCGACGGCTGGCGGATCAGCGGTCAGAAGATCTGGACCAGCAAGGCGCTCGAGTCGTCGATGGCGCTGATGCTCGCCCGCACGGCCCCCGCCCCCGACACCGACGCCGGCCGCTTCGACGGGCTCAGCCTCTTCCTGATCGACCTCGACCCCGACCACGTCGACATCCGGCCCATCGCCAAGGCCGGCCGCAACGCGGTCGCCACCTGCGAGACCTTCTACGACGACCTGCCGGTCGAGGGCTGGCGGCTCGTGGGCGAGGAGGGCAAGGGCTTCAAGCACATCCTGGCCGGCCTCAACCCCGAGCGGATCCTGATCGCCGCCGAGGCCACCGGCATCGGCCACGCCGCGCTGCGCCGGGCCACGGAGTACGCCAAGGTGCGCCGGGTCTTCGACCGTGCGATCGGCAGCAACCAGGCGCTCAGCCACCCGCTCGCCGACTCCTACGCACGGCTCGAGGCCGCCTGGGAGCTGACCATGGTCGCCGCCGCCCGGTACGACGCCGGCCTGTCCTGCGGCGCCGAGGCGAACATGGCCAAGTACCTCGCCGCCGACGCCGGCTACGACGCCGCCGACCGCGCCGTGCAGACCCACGGCGGGCTCGGCTACGCCGAGGAGTACCACGTCGAGCGCTACTGGCGGGAGGCGCGGATCATGCGGCTCGCGCCGATCAGCCAGGAGATGTCGCTCAACTTCATCGCCCAGCAGGTGCTGGGCCTCCCGCGGAGCTACTGA